A region of Rhinoraja longicauda isolate Sanriku21f chromosome 1, sRhiLon1.1, whole genome shotgun sequence DNA encodes the following proteins:
- the LOC144599925 gene encoding interleukin-8-like, translated as MDRTASVTILILLLCAITTQGFPILGGQGRCRCIRATSAFIRPRFILRLAYIPPGSHCETTEIIITLKNKKRVCVDPDAKWLQAFINARKDARRWN; from the exons ATGGACAGAACAGCCAGTGTGACCATCCTCATCCTCCTTCTGTGTGCCATCACTACACAGG GTTTTCCGATCCTAGGAGGACAAGGACGTTGCCGGTGTATTCGGGCCACCTCTGCTTTTATTCGTCCACGATTCATCCTGAGATTGGCATACATCCCCCCAGGATCTCACTGCGAAACAACTGAGATAAT CATCACTCTGAAAAATAAGAAGAGAGTATGTGTGGATCCTGATGCCAAGTGGTTGCAGGCATTCATAAATGCGAGAAAAG ATGCTAGACGCTGGAATTAA
- the LOC144595160 gene encoding interleukin-8-like, which produces MDRAASVTILILLLCAITTQGIPILVAHGRCHCIGTSSKVIHPHSIQSLKYIPRGSHCENAEIIVTRKNGKKVCVDPEAKWLEVLITANKDNKQRN; this is translated from the exons ATGGACAGAGCAGCCAGTGTGACCATCCTCATCCTCCTTCTGTGTGCCATCACTACACAGG GTATTCCGATCCTAGTAGCACATGGACGGTGCCACTGCATTGGGACCAGCTCTAAAGTTATTCATCCACATTCCATCCAGAGCCTGAAATATATTCCCAGAGGATCTCACTGTGAGAACGCAGAGATAAT TGTCACGCGGAAAAATGGCAAGAAAGTGTGTGTGGATCCTGAAGCCAAGTGGTTGGAGGTGCTTATAACTGCCAACAAAG ACAACAAACAGCGCAATTGA
- the LOC144595155 gene encoding interleukin-8-like: protein MDRTASVTILILLLCAIAAQGIPILGANGRCQCTGTSSKVIPRNAIRSLKFIPRGSHCENAEIIVTRKNGKKVCVDPEAKWLEVLITANKGAKQHK from the exons ATGGACAGAACAGCCAGTGTGACCATCCTCATCCTCCTTCTGTGTGCCATCGCTGCACAGG GTATTCCGATCCTAGGAGCAAATGGACGGTGCCAGTGCACTGGGACCAGCTCTAAAGTTATTCCTCGAAATGCCATCCGGAGCCTGAAATTTATCCCCAGAGGATCTCACTGTGAGAACGCAGAGATAAT TGTCACGCGGAAAAATGGCAAGAAAGTCTGTGTGGATCCTGAAGCCAAGTGGTTGGAGGTGCTTATAACCGCCAACAAAG GTGCCAAACAACACAAGTGA